The DNA window GAAAATAACCTCGGCTCCCTTCATGGAAAGCTCGTTGATTACCTTGGAAACTGCCTTTTCATTGCCTGGGATCGGTGTTGAACTTAATATTACCACATCTCCCGGCATAATGGATACTTTTTTATGAAGGCTGGCGGCCATTCTGGAAAGGGCGGCCATGGATTCTCCCTGGCTTCCCGTCGTAATCAGGACCGTATCCTCTTTCTTGTAATTTTTCAGGTGTTCAATATCGATCAGCGTTCCCTCCGGAATATTGATATATCCCAGTTCGCTGGCCGTGCCGATTACATTGACCATGCTTCGGCCTTCCACCACGACTTTTCTTCCATACTTATAGGCGGAATTGATAATCTGCTGAACGCGGTCTACATTGGACGCAAAGGTCGCAACAAGAATCCTGTTATTCTTATGTTCTGCAAAAATGGAATCAAAGGTTTTTCCAACCGTTCTCTCCGACATGGTAAATCCCGGTCTGATGGCATTGGTACTGTCGCACATAAGCGCCAGAACGCCTTTCTTGCCAAGCTCTGCAAAACGCTGCAGGTCAGCCGGCTCACCAAATACGGGAGTATAATCGATCTTAAAGTCACCCGTGTGAAGAATAATTCCAGCCGGTGTGAAGATCGCAAGAGCGGATGCATCTGCAATACTGTGGTTCGTCTTAACGAATTCGATTCTGAAGCAGCCCAGGTTGATGGACTGGCCGTGTTTTACCACCTTGCGTTTGATGGACTTTGTCATGTTGTGTTCTTTTAATTTATTGTCAATCAGTCCGATTGTCAGCTTAGTTCCATATACGGGAGCCGGTACATCTTTCAGTACGTACGGCAGCGCGCCGATATGATCTTCGTGGCCGTGTGTGATAACAAAGCCCTTCACCTTGCTGATATTGTTCTTTAAATAGGTCACGTCCGGAATAACCAAATCGATTCCCAGCATGTCGTCGCTTGGGAATGCCAGACCGCAGTCCACGACAATAATACTGTCTTCATATTCAAAGGCAGTCATGTTCATGCCGATCTGTTCCAGTCCTCCGAGCGGAATGATCTTTACCTTATTTTGTTTCATATCCTGTTTCAAAGATTGCACCTCCGTGTGTCTTTCATTTTCGTTTTTCTGTTATTTCTCTATCTCTGTTATTTCTCTATCTCTACTCCCAGGTCGCTCATAAGCTCCTCAAAAATTTTGGACATGTAATCGAGTTCTCCGTCATCGTCCACAAATTCATAAGATGCTTCCGGGTCTTCCGGTTTTGATTTATCTCTTAAAAGATAGCAGTCGCCATCTTCCTCTTTTGAATCGGTCACTAAAAGATAGGTTTCCCCATTCATCTTAGTCTCTTCCAGTACATAAAAACTGATTGATTCTCCATCCTCAGTCTGGAGCGTAATCATATCGTCGCTGTTTTCCATAATTTTGTCAAATGTATCCATTCTGATTTTCCTTTCCTGCCTGCAGAATTGTCCCGGCGCACCGTCGCCTTCTGCGGCACTATTCCTCCGACTGTTCCATCGGCTGTGTATTTGCCATATTTTCCTTACTGATAGCCAGTGAATCCAGATAGCCCTGCAAAATAAGGGAAGCCGCAACTTTATCAATCACTGCTTTCCTGTTCTCGCGGCGCACTCCGCTTTCTATTAAAATCTGCTCTGCAGCAGTCGTAGTCAAACGCTCGTCCCATAAAATCACAGGCAGACCGGTGCGGCGCTCCAGCATTTCTTTAAATGCAAGCGTCTTCTCCACGCGCCCTCCCGATGTATTATTCATATTCTTAGGATACCCTAAAACTATCGTTTCAATCTGGTATTCCCCGATCAATTCTTCAATCCGCGCGCACGTCTGGCGCAGTTTATTCTCGTCCTTGCGGGTGATCGTCTCAACGCCCTGGGCCGTGAAACCCAGCAGATCGCTGACCGCCACCCCCGTCGTCTTAGACCCAAAGTCAAGTCCCATCACTCTCATAAGCTGTTTTACCCATAACAAAACAAGCTGGCATCCTGCCAACTGTCCTGCCTTTCCTATCTTACGCTGTTATCCGTTCCGGAATCATATAGAACAAAAGAAAACGGCCCAAAGCCGTCCCACAAAACCAATCCCGGGTCAAGCCCGTACTATTTAAGTTTTGTCTCCACGTAAACCTTCATCAGTTCTTCCAGAATCTCATCACGCTCAACCTTCATAATCAGGCTCCTGGCGCTCTTATGGCTGGTAATATAGGTCGGATCTCCAGACATAATATACCCGACCATCTGATTAATAGGGTTGTACCCCTTTTCAGTCAAAGCAACATAAACCTGCTCCAGAACCTGGCTAACTTCCAGCTTCTTCTCTTCCTGTACTGCCTTAAAAAATTGTGTATTACTAATATCGCCCATGATTTTATCCACGTCCTTTAAACTACTCTTATCTATTCTACATTAAAAACCTTCATTCGGCAAGAGAAATTTTCGCGCCTGCAATGAGCAGTGCGAAAAAACGGCCGAGTATAACTCTGTTGGGAGCTTGCTCACATAAAGAGTTATGCTTGGCCGTTTTTTCATAGGGCGAATGCCCGCGACTGAGATGCAGCGTAGCGGAATCGAAGTCGTGCACTGCGGTGTAGTGGGTCGCCACCAGTTCTTTTCGTTGGGAGCTTGCTCACATAAGAGGATGTACTTGGCTGTTTTTTCATAGGGCGAATGCCCGCGACTGACGCATTGAACACTTGGCGAGGTCTTTTCGAGCCTAGCGTGAAAGTGTGCCGTTGCAGATGCAGCGCAGCGGAATCGAAGTTGTGCACTGCGGTGTAGTGGGACGCCACCAGTTCTTTTTCATTCTTTCCGTTCTTCCCCTCACCCCTCCCCCTCATTCCTTTCCGGATACTCTTTATCCTTCCAATACCACCACTTCAATTTCTCCGGCTCACGCGCCTCATGTTCCGCATAGTAAACGGCCAGCCTGAAAACATAGAGCTGGCATCTGTCCTCCTGAAATCCCTTTTTAATACAGTCAAGACGATACAGCTCCTCCGGATCCTTCCCTACCAAATCACTTACCTTATTAATTCCAATATTCAACAGATGCTGTTCAATCCGTTCTCCCACTCCGGGGATCTCCCTTAAACTATTTCCCATTTTCTTCCTCCTCATTACCTTCCCCTATAATCTGAAGTCATCACGTGACCATGCAACCTCCTCAGCAGAATCCCCCTCCGCAGCCCACTCAATAATCCGTGCTACCAGGCCCGGTGTAACAGTTCTGTTATTCCACTTCGGTGTCAAATACCGTCTCCAGCATCCGTTTTCATATCTTATAATTCCATTTTACCACATTTACAAACAAAATTGCAAAAGGCACAGCAGACCATTCACAATCGTCCGCTGTGCCTTCCCAATGCAGCCTTATTCGTAATTATTTCACGTTCACCGTTACCTCGATTCTTCCAAAAGGAGAATCTCATCCGTCAGTTTCCCTTTCAACATCCCCTTAACCGTGGCATTCTTAAGCCCTTCCCTGAACGGCACTGCTGCCTTTACATACTGTCTGGTATGCCCCATCATATAAGTCACCCCTTCTATGATAACAGGCTCCTCCAGAAGCACTTCCGTCTCTTTTCCGAGAAATGATTCCCGGTACGCCCCGGACATTTCACGCTCCAGTGTAAGAAGAATATCACTGCGGACCGATTTCACCGGCTCCGGCACCTGATTTTCCATCACGGCAGCCTTTGTGCCCTCCCGCTTTGAATATTTGAAAATATGCATCTCATAAAACCGCACGGTCTCCAAAAACTTTTTTGTCGTGGCGAATTCTTCCTCCGTCTCTCCCGGAAACCC is part of the [Clostridium] symbiosum genome and encodes:
- the ruvX gene encoding Holliday junction resolvase RuvX, producing the protein MRVMGLDFGSKTTGVAVSDLLGFTAQGVETITRKDENKLRQTCARIEELIGEYQIETIVLGYPKNMNNTSGGRVEKTLAFKEMLERRTGLPVILWDERLTTTAAEQILIESGVRRENRKAVIDKVAASLILQGYLDSLAISKENMANTQPMEQSEE
- a CDS encoding helix-hairpin-helix domain-containing protein, with amino-acid sequence MGNSLREIPGVGERIEQHLLNIGINKVSDLVGKDPEELYRLDCIKKGFQEDRCQLYVFRLAVYYAEHEAREPEKLKWWYWKDKEYPERNEGEG
- a CDS encoding ribonuclease J; translated protein: MKQDMKQNKVKIIPLGGLEQIGMNMTAFEYEDSIIVVDCGLAFPSDDMLGIDLVIPDVTYLKNNISKVKGFVITHGHEDHIGALPYVLKDVPAPVYGTKLTIGLIDNKLKEHNMTKSIKRKVVKHGQSINLGCFRIEFVKTNHSIADASALAIFTPAGIILHTGDFKIDYTPVFGEPADLQRFAELGKKGVLALMCDSTNAIRPGFTMSERTVGKTFDSIFAEHKNNRILVATFASNVDRVQQIINSAYKYGRKVVVEGRSMVNVIGTASELGYINIPEGTLIDIEHLKNYKKEDTVLITTGSQGESMAALSRMAASLHKKVSIMPGDVVILSSTPIPGNEKAVSKVINELSMKGAEVIFQDTHVSGHACQEEIKLMYSLIRPKYAIPVHGEYRHLMAQKGLAESMGIPKENVIIMSSGDVVEIGEEGYKIEDHVQAGGILVDGLGIGDVGNIVLRDRQNLAQNGIIIVVLTLEKYSNQLMAGPDIVSRGFVYVRESEDLMDEAQKIVDAAVQDCLKRHVSDWGKIKNIIRDSLSDFLWKKMKRNPMILPIIMEV
- a CDS encoding IreB family regulatory phosphoprotein yields the protein MGDISNTQFFKAVQEEKKLEVSQVLEQVYVALTEKGYNPINQMVGYIMSGDPTYITSHKSARSLIMKVERDEILEELMKVYVETKLK
- a CDS encoding DUF1292 domain-containing protein, with translation MDTFDKIMENSDDMITLQTEDGESISFYVLEETKMNGETYLLVTDSKEEDGDCYLLRDKSKPEDPEASYEFVDDDGELDYMSKIFEELMSDLGVEIEK